Part of the Flavobacterium sp. MDT1-60 genome, TTAAGGATTAAAATGATTTTCTTTTGTTAGGAATCGCACGAATTAGCACAAATTGAAAAGTAAATTTTCTGATAGGAGGTTGAAAGCTAAAAAATGTCTCTTTTACTAATCACATGTTTTAATAAGTTAAGATAAATTTTTAATTAAGATGATGTGAAAAATTAGAGAAAATTAGTGCGCTTCGTGGCAAAAAGAAGCAATGCAAAATAATCCTCTTAATCTTGTAATCTGTGGCTAAAACGCTCTATTTTAATTCATGTAAATTGGTGTAATTAATGGCAAACTTTTTATAAGCCACAACAAAAAACGCGTTTCTAAATATTTAGAAACGCGTTTTGTATTTTAGTAATTACTCTTTTACTGAATTTGCTTTTTGTAAATCGAATAAATGGTGTCTATTGTTTTTCGATCTAAAACAGATGTGACATCGGTTTGAATATAATGCAATTTAAAAGCCTGAATTGCAGCTGAAAGATTCTTAGTATTATAACCAATAATGCGTAAAGCAGGTTCTATTTTAAAATCAAAAGGAGCTTCTTCCAGCACCAGGTCCGGCCAGATTCCGAATCCTTTTTCTGCTAAAGTTTTCCAGGGAAATAAAGCGCTTGGGTCTTGTTTTCTTCCCGGAGCAATATCAGAATGTCCCAGGATATTTTGAGTTGGTATATTATAATCTTTTTTAAGTTTTGTCAAAAGGGCTACTAAACTGCTGATTTGTGCTTCTGTAAAAGGTTTAAAGCCATTATTGTCCAATTCAATACCAATAGAGCATGAATTCAAATCGGTGTTTTTACCCCAGGTAGATGCGCCTGCATGCCACGCTCTTAAATAATCGTTTAGCATCTGTACTACTTTTCCGTTTTCAGAAATTATATAGTGGGCACTTACTTGCGTCCTTGTTTTAGTA contains:
- a CDS encoding N-acetylmuramoyl-L-alanine amidase; the encoded protein is MAKKHFYYLILAIIITSCSTNPYKSTEKVYDQQLKTLENQITSKEAKAIPAISPVIIDTSYASQLGIVKDTLSKTGSTALLNGINTEWIGTVNFNLRKPSFIIIHHTAQDSVQQTISTFTKTRTQVSAHYIISENGKVVQMLNDYLRAWHAGASTWGKNTDLNSCSIGIELDNNGFKPFTEAQISSLVALLTKLKKDYNIPTQNILGHSDIAPGRKQDPSALFPWKTLAEKGFGIWPDLVLEEAPFDFKIEPALRIIGYNTKNLSAAIQAFKLHYIQTDVTSVLDRKTIDTIYSIYKKQIQ